In Myxococcus stipitatus, the following are encoded in one genomic region:
- a CDS encoding DUF4292 domain-containing protein — protein sequence MNRAAAAIFLVVLCSACPKRIEFGPEGQLTDADVVYERVRKNQDNVVTLEGDAKLRVESPQQSGTIGMFLAVTRPALLHLETFDFFNRPLASLVADGTRFGLYQTEGNTFYQGPASPQNVSRFLPVILPGEELVAIMLGQVPLIPPERKTLELDAKEGVYVLTLYQGAATQVLQVHPKYLRVVKSEVRGVPGYDLGFGDFLERGGLIFPGKVELVAKQAGTRLELRYQQIKLNGRPDLTLYELTPPEGAKVVEVDEVGRELPAGGHESPAPPVPGS from the coding sequence ATGAACCGCGCAGCCGCCGCAATCTTCCTGGTCGTGCTCTGTTCGGCCTGCCCCAAGCGCATCGAGTTCGGACCCGAGGGGCAGCTCACCGACGCTGATGTCGTCTATGAGCGTGTCCGGAAGAACCAGGACAACGTCGTGACGCTGGAGGGGGACGCGAAGCTGCGCGTCGAATCCCCCCAGCAGAGTGGCACCATCGGCATGTTCCTCGCCGTCACCCGGCCGGCCCTTTTGCACCTGGAGACGTTCGACTTCTTCAACCGGCCGCTTGCCTCCCTCGTCGCCGACGGGACGCGCTTCGGCCTGTACCAGACCGAGGGGAACACCTTCTATCAGGGCCCCGCGAGCCCGCAGAACGTCTCGCGCTTCCTGCCCGTCATCCTGCCGGGCGAGGAACTGGTGGCCATCATGCTGGGCCAGGTGCCCCTCATCCCGCCGGAGCGCAAGACGCTGGAGCTGGATGCGAAGGAGGGGGTCTACGTCCTGACGCTCTACCAGGGCGCGGCCACCCAGGTGCTCCAGGTTCACCCCAAGTATCTGCGAGTCGTGAAGAGCGAGGTGCGGGGAGTGCCTGGGTACGACCTGGGCTTCGGCGACTTCCTGGAGCGGGGAGGGCTCATCTTCCCGGGCAAGGTGGAGCTGGTCGCGAAGCAGGCGGGCACGCGGCTGGAGCTTCGCTATCAGCAGATCAAGCTGAACGGGCGCCCGGACCTGACGCTCTATGAGCTGACCCCTCCCGAGGGCGCGAAGGTCGTCGAGGTGGACGAGGTGGGGCGGGAGCTTCCAGCCGGAGGGCATGAGTCGCCAGCACCCCCAGTGCCGGGTTCCTGA
- a CDS encoding ABC transporter ATP-binding protein — translation MTHNASPAPVGPLLDVRGLTVELSRDEGPVRAVEGVSFSVPPGGTLGVVGESGCGKSLTALSVLRLAPQPPVRVAAGEVLFQGRDLLKLPDEELRRVRGRHAAMVFQEPMTSLNPVFTVGEQISEGVRLHLGATRSQARERAVEMLRQVGIPAPGERVDAWPHQLSGGMRQRVMIAMALACDPALLIADEPTTALDVTIQAQILELLKRLQAERGMAVMLITHDLGVVAESCDTVVVMYAGKVVEQAPVRELFARPAHPYTAGLLRSLPALGGEVEAGVSGVRRRLRAIPGMVPALGRLPSGCAFRERCERAREECSRVAPVLEPKRGGQLAACHHPVPAP, via the coding sequence GTGACGCACAACGCGTCGCCTGCGCCCGTGGGGCCCCTGCTGGACGTGCGGGGGCTCACCGTGGAGTTGTCTCGGGACGAGGGGCCGGTGCGCGCGGTGGAGGGCGTGTCCTTCTCGGTGCCTCCAGGCGGCACGCTGGGCGTGGTGGGGGAGAGCGGGTGTGGCAAGAGCCTCACCGCGCTGTCCGTGTTGAGGCTCGCGCCCCAGCCTCCGGTGCGGGTGGCGGCCGGCGAGGTGCTCTTCCAGGGGCGGGACTTGTTGAAGCTCCCGGACGAGGAGCTGCGGCGCGTGCGTGGGCGTCACGCGGCCATGGTGTTCCAGGAGCCGATGACGTCGCTCAACCCCGTCTTCACGGTGGGGGAGCAGATCTCCGAGGGAGTCCGGCTCCACCTGGGCGCCACGCGCTCACAGGCGCGGGAGCGGGCGGTGGAGATGCTGCGGCAGGTGGGCATTCCCGCGCCCGGTGAGCGCGTGGATGCGTGGCCTCATCAGCTGTCGGGGGGAATGCGTCAGCGGGTGATGATTGCCATGGCGTTGGCGTGTGACCCGGCGCTGCTCATCGCGGATGAGCCGACCACCGCGCTGGACGTCACCATCCAGGCGCAGATTCTGGAGTTGCTCAAGCGGCTGCAGGCCGAGCGCGGCATGGCGGTGATGCTCATCACCCATGACCTGGGCGTCGTCGCCGAGAGCTGTGACACGGTGGTGGTGATGTACGCGGGGAAGGTGGTGGAGCAGGCGCCGGTGCGCGAGCTGTTCGCCCGCCCGGCCCATCCGTACACCGCGGGCCTCCTGCGCTCGCTGCCGGCGCTGGGCGGGGAGGTGGAAGCGGGTGTCTCGGGTGTGCGCCGCCGGCTGCGCGCGATTCCCGGCATGGTGCCGGCGTTGGGGCGCTTGCCGTCCGGCTGTGCGTTTCGTGAGCGGTGTGAGCGTGCGCGGGAGGAGTGCTCTCGCGTGGCGCCGGTGCTCGAGCCCAAGCGCGGGGGGCAGCTCGCGGCGTGTCATCATCCGGTGCCCGCGCCATGA
- a CDS encoding ABC transporter ATP-binding protein encodes MSSEPLLHARNVAVHFPVRGGWLQRTRGAVKAVDGISLDVFRGETLGLVGESGCGKSTLGRALLRLVDPTAGSVHFDGQELTGLSQRQLRPLRRRMQFVFQDPYASLNPRLTVRDILGEPFDIHGLARGPGEREREVASLLDAMGLPREALGRYPHEFSGGQRQRLGIARAIALRPDLVVADEPISALDVSIQAQIVNLLVDLQRERGLTYVFIAHDLNIVEHMSTRVAVMYLGRIVELAPARGLYSRPRHPYTQALLAAVPVPDPGRTRTRMLVPGEPPSPLAPPPGCAFHPRCPHAMERCRRESPPLYSLPDGHSAACFLAEEEARQSLPTPQSGGADGVLAQSPSPG; translated from the coding sequence ATGAGCTCCGAGCCGCTGCTCCATGCGAGGAATGTCGCGGTCCACTTCCCCGTGCGTGGGGGATGGCTTCAGCGCACGCGGGGCGCGGTGAAGGCCGTGGACGGCATCAGCCTGGACGTGTTCCGGGGCGAGACGTTGGGCCTGGTGGGCGAGAGTGGCTGTGGCAAGAGCACGCTGGGGCGGGCGTTGCTGCGACTGGTGGACCCCACCGCGGGCTCCGTCCACTTCGATGGCCAGGAGCTCACGGGACTGTCGCAGCGCCAGCTCCGGCCGCTGCGCCGGCGCATGCAGTTCGTCTTCCAGGACCCGTATGCATCGCTGAATCCGCGGCTGACCGTGCGCGATATCCTGGGGGAGCCCTTCGACATCCATGGGCTCGCGCGAGGCCCCGGGGAACGGGAGCGCGAGGTCGCGTCGCTGCTGGACGCGATGGGGTTGCCGCGAGAGGCGCTCGGGCGCTATCCGCACGAGTTCTCGGGGGGACAGCGTCAGCGTCTGGGCATCGCGCGCGCCATCGCCCTTCGCCCGGACCTGGTGGTGGCCGATGAACCCATCAGCGCGCTCGACGTCTCCATCCAAGCGCAGATCGTCAACCTGCTGGTGGACCTGCAGCGTGAGCGGGGCCTCACCTACGTCTTCATCGCGCACGACCTGAACATCGTCGAGCACATGTCCACCCGCGTCGCGGTCATGTACCTGGGGCGCATCGTGGAGCTGGCGCCAGCGCGCGGGTTGTACAGCCGCCCTCGCCATCCCTACACGCAGGCACTGCTCGCGGCGGTGCCGGTGCCGGACCCGGGGCGGACTCGCACGCGAATGCTGGTGCCCGGAGAGCCTCCGTCGCCGCTGGCGCCGCCCCCGGGATGCGCCTTCCATCCCCGGTGTCCCCACGCCATGGAGCGCTGCCGGCGCGAATCGCCGCCGCTGTACTCGCTGCCGGACGGACACTCCGCCGCGTGTTTCCTCGCGGAAGAAGAGGCCCGGCAGTCCCTACCCACACCGCAGTCCGGAGGTGCCGACGGTGTTCTGGCTCAGTCACCATCACCCGGATGA
- a CDS encoding DUF2085 domain-containing protein, giving the protein MFWLSHHHPDEYNRTYLLGGLRVCARCLGTYPVLLASLVGLFAARAPLKWEWDVPVVVLLTLPALVDWAVGRFRPASGSNVVRTATGILLGLALGRSLHVHVQRPLPAVLLAQAALVTVVALPVILATYRKPRPE; this is encoded by the coding sequence GTGTTCTGGCTCAGTCACCATCACCCGGATGAGTACAACCGCACGTACCTGCTGGGGGGGCTTCGGGTGTGCGCCCGATGTCTGGGGACGTACCCGGTGCTGCTGGCCTCGCTGGTGGGGTTGTTCGCCGCGCGTGCTCCCCTGAAGTGGGAGTGGGATGTGCCGGTGGTGGTGCTCCTCACGTTGCCAGCGCTGGTGGACTGGGCGGTGGGGCGCTTCCGCCCGGCCTCGGGTTCCAACGTCGTGCGCACCGCGACGGGGATTCTGCTGGGGCTGGCGCTTGGCCGCTCCCTCCATGTCCACGTCCAGCGGCCTCTGCCAGCGGTGCTGCTGGCGCAGGCCGCGTTGGTGACAGTCGTCGCGCTCCCTGTCATTCTGGCCACTTACCGGAAGCCACGACCGGAATAG
- a CDS encoding RNA polymerase sigma factor, whose product MLGPETSDERLMLAFQAGDARAFEALVRRHRTPVFNFILRFVGQRARAEDVLQETWLKVVRSAGEYQAKARFTTWVYTIARNLCVDSARKESYRQAASLESPVKGENGEEGRALADALPDSGASPERGAYNARLRPLLERALSALPEEQREVFILREYSGIPFKDIAEVTGVSENTVKSRMRYALDGLRRRLAELGVDGDLAEDGRTVVG is encoded by the coding sequence GTGTTGGGACCGGAGACCTCAGACGAGCGGCTGATGCTCGCCTTCCAGGCGGGAGACGCTCGTGCGTTCGAGGCGTTGGTGCGCAGGCACAGGACACCGGTGTTCAACTTCATCCTGCGCTTCGTCGGACAGCGCGCACGGGCGGAGGACGTGCTGCAAGAGACATGGCTGAAGGTGGTACGCAGCGCCGGCGAATACCAGGCGAAGGCCCGGTTCACGACTTGGGTCTACACCATCGCGAGGAACCTCTGTGTGGACAGCGCGCGCAAAGAAAGCTACCGCCAGGCCGCGTCCCTGGAGTCTCCGGTGAAGGGTGAGAATGGCGAGGAGGGGCGCGCCTTGGCGGATGCCCTTCCGGACTCCGGCGCGAGCCCGGAGCGAGGTGCCTACAACGCGCGCCTGCGGCCGCTCCTGGAGCGTGCGCTGTCGGCCCTCCCCGAGGAGCAGCGAGAGGTGTTCATCCTCCGGGAGTACAGCGGCATCCCGTTCAAGGACATCGCGGAGGTCACGGGCGTCTCCGAGAACACGGTGAAGAGCCGGATGCGCTACGCGCTGGATGGCTTGCGCCGCCGGCTCGCGGAGCTGGGCGTGGACGGCGACCTCGCCGAGGATGGAAGGACGGTGGTGGGATGA
- a CDS encoding zf-HC2 domain-containing protein: MKPQNVHAQEDRLLDFAYGELPSSEAQAVESHLQGCPRCSEALKEIRGVRVTMAQLTEEPAPDAGLESLLAYAQQSARRTAAGPAPQPSRWRRWLLPVVGLASAGTLSVLTFMAVSPELTRPQLSTLDAQRVAEAPAAKQEAPLAAALPMGGSAAAAPPSGGPAPASAVAAEALADARHAGGDKDLAYSAKQRGAFGGAEAERAEGWAEAGSGGGVGTRRPIEAPKPQALPIQKVSREKAPSRVALNQEEAPPRMNAPAAAPTVASASPPREPLRLGGGGGTKESLPQGDSLDGPAKSWDEAPGAPALESVTEPLARNEVASAPAPEMPKGTRGSAVGALAEAAEAKQVPLPREPTRSASMKKAKRETGLEARAAPAAESKQDADDQLAPKRSIAELSRLAQDANRSGDRDREVSLLRLALDAGASGSVRMDLLSRVCDAELALGRREAGIAACQQVLAESPDSHAAHAARRRLNRESVTADDAAPADSKPAP; encoded by the coding sequence ATGAAGCCGCAGAACGTCCACGCGCAGGAGGACCGCCTCCTCGACTTCGCCTATGGCGAACTGCCCTCGTCGGAAGCGCAGGCGGTGGAATCCCACCTGCAAGGGTGTCCCCGCTGCAGCGAAGCGCTGAAGGAGATTCGCGGGGTGCGTGTCACCATGGCGCAGCTCACCGAGGAGCCCGCGCCGGACGCAGGCCTGGAGTCGCTGTTGGCCTATGCGCAGCAGTCCGCTCGCCGGACCGCCGCCGGACCCGCGCCCCAGCCTTCGCGCTGGCGCCGCTGGCTGCTGCCCGTCGTGGGGCTCGCGTCGGCGGGCACGTTGAGTGTCCTGACCTTCATGGCCGTGTCGCCGGAGCTGACGCGGCCTCAGTTGTCCACCCTGGATGCGCAGCGGGTGGCGGAGGCCCCGGCGGCGAAGCAGGAAGCGCCCTTGGCGGCGGCTCTTCCGATGGGGGGCTCCGCTGCGGCGGCACCTCCCTCGGGGGGGCCTGCTCCTGCCTCCGCGGTGGCCGCGGAAGCCCTGGCGGATGCGCGCCATGCCGGCGGTGACAAGGACTTGGCGTACTCCGCGAAGCAAAGGGGGGCGTTCGGGGGCGCGGAAGCGGAGCGCGCGGAAGGTTGGGCGGAGGCGGGCAGTGGTGGAGGAGTGGGCACCCGTCGTCCCATCGAGGCGCCGAAGCCCCAAGCGCTTCCCATCCAGAAGGTGAGCCGCGAGAAGGCACCCAGCCGCGTGGCCTTGAACCAGGAGGAAGCCCCTCCGCGGATGAACGCGCCCGCGGCGGCTCCGACCGTGGCATCCGCCAGTCCTCCGCGCGAGCCGCTTCGGCTGGGGGGGGGAGGAGGCACGAAGGAGTCGTTGCCCCAGGGCGATTCGCTGGACGGGCCAGCGAAGTCCTGGGACGAAGCTCCTGGGGCTCCCGCCTTGGAGTCCGTCACCGAGCCCCTGGCTCGAAACGAAGTGGCCAGCGCGCCAGCTCCGGAGATGCCGAAGGGGACTCGTGGAAGCGCGGTGGGGGCGCTCGCGGAGGCCGCGGAGGCGAAGCAAGTGCCGCTTCCTCGGGAGCCGACGCGTTCCGCCTCGATGAAGAAGGCCAAGCGGGAGACGGGCTTGGAGGCCCGTGCCGCGCCCGCCGCGGAGTCCAAGCAGGACGCGGATGACCAACTGGCTCCGAAAAGGAGCATCGCGGAGCTGTCCCGGTTGGCCCAGGATGCGAACCGGTCTGGAGACAGGGACCGGGAAGTGAGTCTGCTGAGACTCGCACTTGACGCGGGGGCGTCTGGCTCTGTGCGTATGGATTTGCTCAGCCGGGTGTGTGACGCGGAGCTGGCCCTGGGACGCCGCGAGGCTGGGATTGCGGCTTGTCAACAAGTATTGGCGGAGTCGCCGGATTCCCATGCGGCGCATGCGGCGCGTCGGCGCTTGAACCGTGAGTCTGTTACAGCAGATGACGCGGCCCCTGCTGATTCGAAGCCAGCGCCGTAA
- a CDS encoding TadE family protein: MGMEQEGRSRGIANRQSGQAAVEAAMIMPLAVFMTLGIIQLTLIQHAKLMTEYAAYQAARAGIVWNGNNERMHDAAIIALLPTLGRTDDIGNLAKTFAIHQIYDSAMRTLNFGGGRVPRTVNGSNLFGLIRVDTVNPAYFTPIDTIWKLRSGYNWQELDFDGADSFPEVPSLENNIRKFFNLPEPDSSELVYRKATRLTIRLRYFYEMKIPFANWIIFTAWYASQSNVALRGAIDRATMDPRANMMADGNISGLVARARGIEHEQGYDSLYAPEMWVLWGLATGSIPLVSSLVGKRYFMPLTATYSMRMQSNFHRKWVMHLNPDWGL, encoded by the coding sequence ATGGGAATGGAACAGGAAGGGCGGTCGCGGGGGATCGCCAACCGGCAATCCGGTCAGGCGGCGGTCGAAGCGGCGATGATCATGCCGCTCGCGGTCTTCATGACGCTGGGGATCATCCAGCTGACGCTGATTCAGCACGCGAAGCTGATGACCGAATACGCCGCGTACCAGGCGGCCCGCGCCGGCATCGTGTGGAACGGCAACAACGAGCGCATGCACGACGCGGCCATCATCGCGTTGCTGCCGACGTTGGGCCGCACCGACGACATCGGCAACCTGGCGAAGACCTTCGCCATCCACCAGATCTACGACTCGGCCATGCGCACGCTGAACTTCGGCGGCGGCCGGGTGCCTCGCACGGTGAACGGCTCGAACCTGTTCGGCCTCATCCGCGTGGACACCGTCAACCCGGCGTACTTCACGCCCATCGACACCATCTGGAAGCTGCGCTCTGGCTACAACTGGCAGGAGCTGGATTTCGACGGAGCGGACAGCTTCCCGGAAGTGCCCTCGCTCGAGAACAACATCCGCAAGTTCTTCAATCTGCCGGAGCCGGACAGCTCGGAGCTCGTGTATCGCAAGGCGACGCGGCTCACCATCCGGCTGCGCTACTTCTACGAGATGAAGATTCCGTTCGCGAACTGGATCATCTTCACCGCGTGGTACGCGTCTCAGTCCAACGTGGCGCTGCGAGGCGCCATTGATCGGGCCACGATGGACCCGCGCGCCAACATGATGGCGGACGGCAACATCTCCGGCCTCGTGGCGCGGGCGCGAGGCATCGAGCACGAGCAGGGCTACGACTCACTCTATGCCCCAGAGATGTGGGTGCTCTGGGGACTCGCCACCGGAAGCATCCCGCTGGTCTCCAGCCTCGTGGGCAAGCGCTACTTCATGCCACTGACGGCGACCTACTCCATGCGCATGCAGTCCAACTTCCATCGGAAGTGGGTCATGCACCTCAACCCTGACTGGGGCCTGTAA
- a CDS encoding Tad domain-containing protein produces the protein MFTQILRQSFRRQEGQALVLAALMVLVMSIAVLTTVNIGHTVHERVRLQNTADAGAYSMAAMEARAFNFYAYANRTQVSHYVSAMMWHSLISVIYGAEAFFTDLYGFMKTLNPCAGKRKKLWIILCPIIEVIPYIGQIIKAINKIITLYKTAFLQPLQRVLKAVNPDRWLGKYVVPAHRVFNGAMYFTSQAVMMSAATHVLQTTQGVLDANDTNLNSMASQLITGAYTTCLFSQAHSAAAGGKPLAPNTWKNPFGALDVKARAANDPIARAKRSMGGITNATRYSCDRSSGGTCPERFITSRRLGDILPLPDALGFIRDMLNNGVNAPGLFEFQKMGQTRMLSATFPAAKNLIDRGGSQHNYIRDWNDNLYPWGMTAQGDNMGADDLYWLKLGPAEIDVVVGKADNPLSCNNKDPYTRCFGDNRKGLGDTSRTKVPYMRMFKPSVWALNQEDSQGVNGGVHWRVHYPQNSENWRQHRAPKGPERQVGVHEEKVCVLELLKGCWFKVSVYTANVRPAQDGNHPWGGVTPFMHFEPGQYGSTCDPRANADMGQMATREQDFNQPTAWLYLNKSPEDVVNRENKDGTGTNAPALLNEQGKVKFALTPDSEGLDMLNKRKQFLSLLEGMNVLSRGQSYYHRPGNWTEQPNFFNPYWRPRLASVFQGRHQLPVVGVMIDSLPSALQGFGPKVITH, from the coding sequence ATGTTCACTCAAATCCTCCGCCAGAGCTTCCGTCGCCAGGAAGGCCAGGCTCTCGTCCTGGCCGCGCTGATGGTCCTGGTCATGTCCATCGCCGTGCTGACCACGGTCAACATCGGCCACACCGTGCACGAGCGCGTGCGTCTGCAGAACACCGCGGATGCTGGCGCGTACTCCATGGCGGCCATGGAGGCGCGCGCGTTCAACTTCTACGCGTACGCCAACCGCACGCAGGTGTCTCACTACGTGTCCGCGATGATGTGGCACTCGCTCATCTCCGTCATCTACGGAGCGGAGGCGTTTTTCACGGACCTCTACGGGTTCATGAAGACCCTCAATCCGTGCGCGGGCAAACGCAAGAAGTTGTGGATCATCTTGTGTCCCATCATCGAGGTGATTCCGTACATCGGGCAGATCATCAAGGCCATCAACAAGATCATCACGCTGTACAAGACGGCGTTCCTCCAGCCGCTTCAGCGCGTCTTGAAGGCAGTCAACCCAGACAGGTGGCTGGGGAAATATGTCGTGCCAGCACATCGTGTGTTCAATGGCGCCATGTATTTCACGTCACAAGCCGTGATGATGTCGGCGGCCACGCATGTGTTGCAGACGACGCAGGGCGTGCTGGACGCGAACGACACGAACCTCAACTCCATGGCGAGCCAGCTCATCACGGGCGCCTATACCACTTGCCTCTTCAGCCAGGCGCACAGCGCGGCCGCGGGCGGAAAGCCGTTGGCCCCGAATACATGGAAGAACCCCTTCGGTGCGCTGGATGTGAAGGCCCGCGCGGCGAATGACCCGATTGCGCGAGCCAAGCGCTCCATGGGCGGCATCACCAACGCCACCCGCTACTCGTGTGACCGCAGCTCGGGTGGGACGTGCCCGGAGCGCTTCATCACGTCGCGCCGCCTGGGAGACATCCTGCCGCTGCCAGATGCGCTCGGCTTCATCCGAGACATGCTCAACAACGGCGTGAATGCGCCAGGTCTGTTCGAGTTCCAGAAGATGGGACAGACGCGCATGCTCTCGGCGACGTTCCCGGCGGCGAAGAACCTCATCGACAGGGGAGGCTCTCAGCACAACTACATCCGCGACTGGAACGACAACCTCTACCCCTGGGGCATGACGGCGCAGGGCGACAACATGGGCGCGGACGATTTGTACTGGCTCAAGCTGGGGCCGGCCGAGATCGACGTGGTCGTGGGCAAGGCGGACAATCCGCTGTCCTGCAACAACAAGGACCCGTACACCCGCTGCTTCGGCGACAACCGCAAGGGGCTCGGCGACACCTCGCGCACCAAGGTGCCGTACATGCGCATGTTCAAGCCGAGCGTCTGGGCGCTGAACCAAGAGGACTCCCAAGGCGTCAACGGCGGTGTCCACTGGCGTGTCCACTATCCCCAGAACAGTGAGAACTGGCGCCAGCACAGGGCGCCCAAGGGGCCCGAGCGTCAGGTGGGTGTCCACGAGGAGAAGGTCTGCGTCCTCGAGCTCCTGAAGGGGTGCTGGTTCAAGGTGAGCGTGTACACGGCCAACGTGCGCCCGGCCCAGGATGGCAATCATCCGTGGGGCGGTGTGACGCCGTTCATGCACTTCGAGCCGGGGCAGTATGGCTCGACGTGCGACCCCCGTGCGAATGCGGACATGGGCCAGATGGCCACGCGCGAGCAGGACTTCAACCAGCCCACTGCGTGGCTGTATCTCAACAAGTCCCCCGAAGATGTTGTGAACCGCGAGAACAAGGACGGCACCGGGACCAATGCTCCGGCGCTCCTGAATGAACAAGGCAAGGTGAAGTTCGCCCTCACGCCTGACTCCGAGGGGCTGGACATGCTGAACAAGCGCAAGCAGTTCCTCAGCCTCCTCGAGGGAATGAACGTCCTCTCGCGCGGTCAGAGCTATTACCACCGCCCCGGCAACTGGACGGAGCAGCCCAACTTCTTCAATCCGTACTGGCGCCCACGTCTGGCGTCTGTGTTCCAGGGGCGCCATCAGCTTCCGGTGGTCGGGGTGATGATTGACTCGCTGCCGAGTGCACTCCAGGGCTTCGGCCCGAAGGTCATCACGCATTGA
- a CDS encoding TadE/TadG family type IV pilus assembly protein, giving the protein MRTRMSRKSFHRGGATVEFALSVPLLVMILMFSMYLTELVRAKLKLQEMARYAVWEMTSYALSDFAKGQHDAAFEDARKEAHEELIERYKDMDSVEPNNPAGSFIARYANVQGTITNKEIPFLESGMLGSPGSSGEGGSFASGVFGLLNRGAGSLLNSWGFNNKGWVESEVQMNFQNAILPRAYLDENSGPGGFFQTDVFGGHDLSNLQLRSRYSMYANGWHMPDGGDAIVRARRAGNHRSGSDPHGLYLQVKRMTFLGIPPDGESGIGSVLGFLGNFLPNFLGTFVVSRNYGISPAQKSKCNGLEKYEELPSSGLHTMRSLLDHERPDCFDTAPFRDEMTYENSNYIKVFKARGEFFMGCKRAMADDPSDPDAQQEATNKDEQDNKIRCGE; this is encoded by the coding sequence ATGAGAACCCGAATGTCTCGCAAGAGTTTTCATCGCGGTGGTGCCACGGTCGAGTTCGCGCTGTCCGTGCCCCTCCTCGTGATGATCCTGATGTTCAGCATGTACCTGACGGAGTTGGTCCGGGCGAAGCTGAAGCTCCAGGAGATGGCGCGCTACGCCGTCTGGGAGATGACCAGCTACGCGCTCTCCGACTTCGCCAAGGGGCAACACGACGCCGCGTTCGAGGATGCGCGCAAGGAGGCCCACGAGGAGCTGATCGAGCGCTACAAGGACATGGACTCCGTGGAGCCCAACAACCCTGCGGGGTCCTTCATCGCGCGCTACGCCAACGTGCAGGGCACGATCACCAACAAGGAGATTCCCTTCCTGGAGTCCGGAATGTTGGGGAGCCCTGGCAGCTCGGGTGAGGGAGGCTCCTTCGCCAGTGGCGTGTTCGGGCTGCTCAACCGGGGCGCGGGTTCGCTGCTCAACTCCTGGGGCTTCAACAACAAGGGGTGGGTGGAGTCGGAGGTTCAGATGAACTTCCAGAACGCCATCCTTCCTCGCGCGTACCTGGATGAGAACTCAGGCCCGGGTGGCTTCTTCCAGACGGATGTCTTCGGCGGTCACGACCTCTCCAACCTGCAGCTTCGCTCTCGCTATTCGATGTACGCCAATGGCTGGCACATGCCGGATGGTGGTGACGCCATCGTTCGTGCACGGCGAGCAGGCAACCACCGCTCGGGAAGTGACCCCCACGGTCTCTACCTCCAGGTGAAGCGGATGACGTTCCTCGGGATTCCGCCGGATGGCGAGAGCGGCATCGGGTCCGTGCTTGGCTTCCTGGGCAACTTCCTGCCGAACTTCCTGGGCACGTTTGTCGTCTCGCGCAACTACGGTATCTCTCCGGCCCAGAAGTCGAAGTGCAACGGCCTGGAGAAGTACGAGGAGCTCCCCAGCAGCGGTCTCCACACGATGCGAAGCCTGCTGGACCATGAACGCCCGGACTGCTTCGACACGGCCCCGTTCCGCGACGAGATGACGTACGAGAACAGCAACTACATCAAGGTCTTCAAGGCGCGCGGCGAGTTCTTCATGGGCTGCAAGAGGGCCATGGCAGATGACCCGTCGGATCCTGATGCCCAGCAAGAGGCTACGAACAAGGATGAGCAGGACAACAAGATCCGCTGCGGGGAATAG
- the cpaB gene encoding Flp pilus assembly protein CpaB has translation MLKGKTPLVVALVLGLLAGVIAYSAIKKKESDVRRGWNLVPVVVAAQDIPEGTVITFEMISQRSVPEQFVTSSVVRPDSASYVVNQKVLVALQAGDPLLWSQFETTKAAERLSSKVQKKMRAMTIDAKNATAVGGWIRPNDHVDIIGTFRDPQTDENVGVTLLQNIIVVATGKITGTTNVNLIPENQREYNNVSLMVLPEEAEILVLATELGSLTLSLRNEDDVDLIEERGRATISTLLSGERTRVLEKKRQEIIQIIKGGGEKAAAAGAQ, from the coding sequence ATGCTGAAGGGCAAGACTCCGCTCGTCGTTGCGCTCGTGCTCGGCCTTCTGGCCGGCGTCATCGCGTATTCCGCCATCAAGAAGAAGGAATCCGATGTTCGCCGTGGCTGGAACCTGGTCCCCGTTGTCGTCGCGGCCCAGGACATTCCCGAAGGAACTGTCATCACCTTCGAGATGATTTCCCAGCGCTCGGTGCCTGAGCAGTTCGTCACCTCGTCGGTGGTCCGTCCCGACTCCGCGTCCTACGTGGTGAACCAGAAGGTCCTCGTGGCGCTGCAGGCGGGTGATCCGCTGCTGTGGAGCCAGTTCGAGACCACCAAGGCGGCCGAACGGCTGTCCTCGAAGGTCCAGAAGAAGATGCGCGCGATGACCATCGACGCGAAGAACGCCACCGCCGTGGGCGGCTGGATTCGCCCGAACGACCACGTGGACATCATCGGCACGTTCCGCGACCCGCAGACGGACGAGAACGTCGGCGTCACGCTGCTGCAGAACATCATCGTGGTGGCCACGGGCAAGATCACCGGTACCACCAACGTGAACCTCATCCCGGAGAACCAGCGCGAGTACAACAACGTCTCGCTGATGGTGCTGCCGGAAGAGGCCGAAATCCTGGTGCTGGCGACAGAGCTCGGCTCGCTGACGCTCTCGCTGCGCAACGAGGACGACGTGGACCTCATCGAGGAGCGTGGCCGCGCCACCATCAGCACGCTGCTGTCGGGTGAGCGCACCCGCGTGCTGGAGAAGAAGCGGCAGGAGATCATCCAGATCATCAAGGGTGGTGGCGAGAAGGCCGCCGCCGCTGGCGCTCAGTAG